Proteins from a single region of Acanthochromis polyacanthus isolate Apoly-LR-REF ecotype Palm Island chromosome 11, KAUST_Apoly_ChrSc, whole genome shotgun sequence:
- the LOC127536067 gene encoding uncharacterized protein C14orf93-like, whose protein sequence is MADQAEAIKSSARSRQRRKRLLDARKTVLAPDEEEFWNGITADMMSDEEDGSVDGVHGWIVWPPSFCSQELSNLCAALQARLEADGRYTALHHRRFYNGQPSERLKPLKYDRAAARKHLILELMPATSPE, encoded by the exons ATGGCGGATCAGGCGGAGGCGATTAAGTCATCTGCCCGGAGTCggcagagaagaaagaga CTGCTGGATGCCAGGAAGACGGTCCTTGCTCCAGACGAAGAGGAGTTCTGGAATGGCATCACAGCGGACATGATGTCGGATGAGGAGGACGGCAGTGTAGATGGCGTGCATGGATGGATTGTGTGGCCTCCATCCTTCTGCAGCCAGGAGCTTTCCAACTTGTGTGCTGCCCTACAGGCCAGGCTGGAAGCTGATGGAAGGTACACAGCTCTTCATCACAGACGTTTCTACAATGGACAGCCGTCTGAAAGACTGAAGCCATTGAAATACGACAGGGCAGCAGCCAGGAAACATTTAATTCTAGAGCTGATGCCTGCGACCAGCCCGGAGTGA